DNA from Rhinatrema bivittatum chromosome 16, aRhiBiv1.1, whole genome shotgun sequence:
tactttatgggatctgccaggtacttgcaacctgatCTGGCCGCcatcggagacaggatgctgactcataggactttggtctgacccagcatggcaatttttatgttcttataaaattgGTAAGGGGAAGCTAGGGAGAGATCCCCAGCTCCATCTACATTTTCTTGGTGGTCATTGGGGCCTGGGGAGATACAAGCTGTACTTGCTAGGCCAATATGGGTAGGCCTGGGCCCCAGAATCTTGCCAAGGGTTGTGGCAGGGTCAGAAGACAGTGGAGGCCACCTACTGGGTTGATCCAGACCCATCTGTCTTGGCAGGACTgctgtatttttgttttacattttcttgagaaatgaaactccaggggggcaTGATTCAGACCAACATCAggcaatatttcttcatgaagagggtggtggaggcttggaatgcccttctggaggaggtggtgaagaagaaaacagtcaaagaattcaaaatggcatgggataaacactgtggatctctaaagcctagaggatggaaatgagataagtgtgcagggggataacttgctggtacaATGGTTACTTCTGCCCTTAGCAGAAGGTATGgagtttactacccttaaccaatatgctttaaTGCTTTTATTGCAACTGCAAGATTGTTCCCCGCTTaaatggcagagggaaaaggggaattaggtTCAGATGACAActgagggccccgacttccatggtctgggatactgatacatagacataaagggaaaaagcacaggactgctttccCACAATCTACAATGGGAGTTAATGACACTCTAAAGAACATTGAGGGCCTCATTCACTATGgttgttcctctttttttttttatatatggggAAATAGATTATCCCTTAAAAGTGATGTATAATGatataagaataaaataattcaaagtaaCTATGCAATGAAATAAAGTATTACCATGATCATCTACCTTCTTCAGTTTGTAGTTAAGAGTGCTACTAATGCACTTAAGGTGAACTTTTAAACCCTTGTATAAAGTATTATTAATTCAATATATATAATGATACAGTTTAATATTTTAATTAGTGTATACATGTGTAGCAAGATTAATTAGTAATGAATCCCTTTTGGTTATATCCCAGGAGTCATGACAGTCATAAGCAATTATACCTTTGAAATAATCTAATAAAAGATACAGTCTAGGCATGCAATATTGGTGTTGTTGAaagtaaaaactcatataaaGGTCAATGACATAACAATTATATACCAGAAGTACAGGGTGCTGAGAAGTTATTCCCTTAACTATTGGTAAGACAAATAAACTATTTATCTTCTGCATATTGCACTTTCTAATAATATGTATGAGGAATATTCAATAAATTTAAAGTTTTTCAGGGCTTGTGGATTACTAAAGTAACTAAAACATATATATGGATTGATCATATTATGTTATAAACAAGAGGCAGGGAAGAATCAGAGAATATTCTTGTTAAAAGGATATTTTCCAGAAACTCTAAATTTCTTAATCCATGCTAATAGCCATTGATATTGGTCCTAGAACTGGGCAGCAAATTATTTAATGCAGATGGATGTGCACATTTCTTAGTAACTGTAACATCTGATTTTTTGTTTAATAAAGGTTGAATGCTGAACTGGTACCATGATTTAAATGATAAGAACCAGAGAGACAGCGGGGGAGATGGAAGTGATGGGATAATTAAAAtagaaaggggggtgggggtgtcaaTGGAGTCAGATTTTCAAGAGAGGAAAAAGCAAGGGGAGATTAATCCAAACTTTAGAATCTATGGACTATGATCCGTGAGTCATTTGACTAGCGATACTTGATTAGTTTGTCTTGTCTTGGGTGGAGATGGTATCCCATCCTGCTGAAAGAGTCACTGTCCATCagcttatctctctctctcttagctaTAACCACCTTTCCTTCTGCCTTTCAGCTCTTAACTGTACCTCAGCTGGCTTCAGAAAATTGGTTCAGCTTTTGGAGATTAATCCAATGGAATGCTGCACAGTTCTGTCTAACTTAAAATTGTTAGGGGAAAAAGGAATTCTTAAGGGGAAAGCACTTTCACAGGACAGACAAATAACATTATTAAATGAAACCCTTATTTTCCTTATTCTCCAACAGGATCAacaatgtttttatatttatttcttgtgtttttctcctctgATAGGTTTATTACAATCATCACACCATTTTGATGTCAGACCATCAGATTCTCTGATGCTTTCCACTGAGATTGCAAATGGAATGTCTGAGCACAGTACTCAGTTCAAGGATTCATGAAGCTTGCCAAATCCCAAGGTCGAGATATTACTTTTAAACCATGGTGACTCAATTCATTAACATCTATATCTTCTTGCTTGAGCTTGAATTGTTGGATTCGGTGTAATTCCTTAGTATCCCTAAATTATACAAAAAATACCATTGCAATACCTTTAGACCTCTCATTCCTGTTTTGCAGTTTATTCTTTTTAACACTTCAGGAAAAATTCATGGAAAATACAAACCAAACTAGGGTAACggaatttgttttccttgcaCTGGTAGATACTCCACtactaaatgcattactctttCTGATCTTTGCTGTTATTTACCTGATGACTCTTGCTGGCAATGCCACCATCATATTGATTATAAGGTTGAATTCATGTCTTCATTctcccatgtactttttcctttctttcttggcATTGGTGGAAATCTGGTACACTACAACTACTGTCCCCAAAATGTTGGCCAACTTCTTGCAAGAGAGTAAAACAATATCCTTTGCTGGTTGTTTGACACAgttgtatttctttgtttctttggGAGGCACAGAGTGTATTCTCCTTACTGTCATGGCATATGATCGGTATGTGGCAATATGTAGCCCCCTGCACTATTCAGTCATTATGAACAGTTGGGTGTGTCTTCGACTGGCAGCCATTTCAGGATTCATTGGATTTGTGAATGGCTTGGTACACACCATACTTACATCACGTCTACCATTCTGTAAAACTAATATAATTAATCATTTCATCTGTGACATTCCCCCACTATTGAAGCTCTCCTGCTCTGACACTTATGTCAATGAAATTGTACTTTCCATATTTGGTGGATCTGTGATTCTTGGTTCCTTTTTGCTAACCTTGATATCATACGGTTATATCATCACCACCATCCTGAGGATCCGTACTGCAGAAGGCAGAcgcaaagccttctccacctgcacCTCCCACTTGACCGTGGTCAGTATTTTTTTTGGGACAgtcacatatatatacatgcaccCCACATCAAAGTATATTTTAGATCAAGATAAAGTAGTGTTCATTATTTATAGTACAGTGACTCCCCTTATTAATCCTTTCATTTATAGCTTCAGAAACAGGGAAGTACAGAGCGTTTTTAGAAAAGTTATGAAAAGCAGTGTCAGATTTTGAATAAAATCTGCTtagataatttcatttttctttttcttttcggCTTTGATAGAGCCCTCTAAATCACAGCAGGGTAGGCATATTACAGACAGGTATAATGGCTCCCTGCCCACAAAAATTTACAAGTAGTATTTTTCCCAAAAATATAAAATGGGAAGGAACCTAACTACATCTTATCCTAAATGGGCAGCAGAGGTAATGGGAGATAAAGGAAGCTGGGAGAAAATTTTAAAGGCATTTAAGTGAGTAACTTCCTGaatgaaaattgccttcttcaTATGTGGGTAGTAGGTACATTTTTTGCGGGTTACATAACTTGAGCACTTGCTGCTGTGGGATAAAATATGCATTCATGTGGGCATGTTGAGGTGAGGGAATGAAAACtacatgcatatatttgattTGAAATGCATGTGTGCTGTTTTCCCCTTCTCCACCAGCACACAAAGACAGGTACAAATAACGTGGAGGTTTTCAGTGAATATACTATGCAtttactaattttcaaagacaaacaatgtacatgtgtaaatttGCATAAAATATGTGCAGTAAAATAGCTTCTTGAAAATTGCATCTATATGTATATCGAGCAGTATTTACTTCCAAGTTAGTGGTGTAGatctaataagaaaaaaaaaaagaaaaagaaatgcaaatgCCCATCATTTCTTCCAAGCATTTTTGAAATTTCTCTCCCTTAAAACACCTTGGGCCTTGTAGGCTCCACCTCCTATGCTTTGATGTATAGTTCAGAGTGCAAGCAGTGCCAATTCAATTCTGGCTCCACTGCCAGCAGGAGGGAATCCAATTTTCTTCCAGGCAATATCCATGCTGAATCTCCTGGCTTGGGTCAATGTGCATGCACTCACATCTTTCAAATCAGATCCATTGGATCATAAAATATATTCATTGGCCATTGTGGTGATATGCATGGATAATCTTTATGGAACAGGATAGAGAAGACCTAAGTAGAAAGGAATAATTGAtaggaaaaggaagaaatgatccttgattttttttctactaTAGCCATGTGAGTTAGCAGTAAGAACCAGCAGGAGGGGTAACTTTTGATCAACATGGAAAACTGGGAGGCATAGAGTGCTCTCTTACCATCTCTACTGTCTACCACATAGAGCCACTAAGGCAGCAGGTAGAGGGAACTAAGGTATTTCcctatgcaaaacaaaaaaaaaaaaaaagaaaatagcattTTGAATTGGCTTATTTTTATCTCTGTTCCTGTTAATTATTCAAGTTAACGGGAAATTTACcagcaattttgaaaatttggcatTTAAGCAGATAACTTGTGAGTGATTCAGCCAAATGCCCTTGAATATTTGCCTCCTGATGTTTATAAAGGAAATTATAC
Protein-coding regions in this window:
- the LOC115077321 gene encoding olfactory receptor 1020-like, which produces MENTNQTRVTEFVFLALVDTPLLNALLFLIFAVIYLMTLAGNATIILIIRLNSCLHSPMYFFLSFLALVEIWYTTTTVPKMLANFLQESKTISFAGCLTQLYFFVSLGGTECILLTVMAYDRYVAICSPLHYSVIMNSWVCLRLAAISGFIGFVNGLVHTILTSRLPFCKTNIINHFICDIPPLLKLSCSDTYVNEIVLSIFGGSVILGSFLLTLISYGYIITTILRIRTAEGRRKAFSTCTSHLTVVSIFFGTVTYIYMHPTSKYILDQDKVVFIIYSTVTPLINPFIYSFRNREVQSVFRKVMKSSVRF